Part of the Rhipicephalus sanguineus isolate Rsan-2018 chromosome 5, BIME_Rsan_1.4, whole genome shotgun sequence genome is shown below.
CATTATTTACGAGCGGTCATCTGTAACGACGGAGAGCGATGACTGGCATTTTTAGACAAACCCCAGCCTTGTACTGGAATTAAAGGCCGGAAAAGCTATTGGGCAAGCCGTACGGTGCTTGCAAAATTTGACCTCATGAGCCGTCAGTCTGAAGTTTGATGTCCTTGCGATGCGACGGTACAAACCAAGGAGTTGCCGCAGTCTAGCTCCGCTGCCTCTTGGAACCATTGAAAAATTGTTGAGGAAACTGTACCATATTGTCACACGAAATTGCGAATTGAGCTTCCTCCCTTTGCTTCAAGTTTTGAAATAATCTTTTTTCTGCTCTCTTCTTCGCGCGTGAGAGAAAAGTTTCTCGCCCACTTTATTGCAATACTGGGATTCGTTTTGTCACCGTGTTGCATAAAACAAGAGCTAAGTTGCCCTTTActactttatttattattgtgaTATAATTTCTATTAGGTAAGAGAATTGCAGAACGATCACAAAAACTGATGCCcatgctttaacttttttaaCGCCGACTATATCTAAACAGCACCTCATGATCGATGTGACCTAAGAATGTATATGTATACAGATATTCATTATCGTGACATGAACATCTGTGTGCTCCTTTTTGTGTTTCCATGAACCAAGCTGCTCCTCACTGCGTTGTTCCTTGTGATCGGCGTTGTGACGGCTGGCTACCGCAGAGGATACGGCGGAGGAGGATACGGAGGCTACGGTGGATATGGTGGCTACGGAGGAGGTGGATACGGAGGTGGCTACGGCGGCGGTTACCGGGGTTACAATCGACCCTACGGCTACGGAGGCTACGGCGGTGGCGGACGCGGCTACTACGGTGGATACGGCGGCTACGGTGGTTATGGGCACGGCCACCACCATCATCACCACGCCCATCACCACCCTCACCACCACcctcaccatcaccaccaccacagaCCCTACGGTTACGGCGGATACGGTGGTGGCTACGGTGGCGGTGGCTACGGTGGCGGTGGCTACGGTGGCGGTGGCTACGGCGGTGGAGGCTACGGTGGATATGGTGGTTACGGATATGGGCGCTGACAGAGGAAGAACTTTTATTGTATAAAACAGGGTTGATGTGATTGTTGTATAAATAATGGTTTGACGACAGATTGATTAATGCACCAGTGAACTGGTTAATGCTTCAATTACAGCACCTTTCGTAAAACGGCAGTGAAAGATAGGCTTCTTGCAGAGCTTTGCAAGCATAATCTCTCCTTCGTCATCAGAGTCCAATTGCGAGTTCACATGCTACTGTAGCCACGGATACTACGAATACGATTACGGTATCTAATCGTTCTAATCGCATAACCACGACACTTGGATACTGCTTGACGCCGCACAAATGTAGGTGGTCGGGCGTTTCCGATAATTCGGTCGCGCAATCGGTCGTAGATGTCGGATAATGCAAAGCCATGGGTGTACTCCGCATGGTCACCCGTACTGTTCGCAGCATGTAGTGGTTACACAGGAAGCGAGGATGCAGCTGCACGCCTTCGTGAGGGCTATGTAATTTGTAGACCGCTGAGACGACAACATCTATATAAACAGAAAGCCCACTAGATCATGGTGCAACAGTAGACAGCAAATATAATACGGACCACGTGAACTCATGCCGAAATGGCCGTGCACTGGCAACTCGGTCGCTGTCGAGAGTATTCCCTGCGCGACGCGCACCTTTATGTGTCCGTAGGCGTGCCTATACGctcttaaaaaagaaaaggaagagaaaaaagagcGCGTAAAAAACAGTGTCTTTTTGTCTCACAAGAATAAGCGTCATTGCTTAAGTATGCTTGGCTGTGGCCCAAAACACATTTCGTGAAAAGGGGGCTAgaaaagagaagcacgctttgcGCAAGTGCTGATGCTCTGCAAAAGTAAGGGGCAAACTCCCAGAGAGTTGCAAGCATTCTGTATAAAAAATAAAGGGTCTGATTGTGTCAGGGACACACAACATTGTGTCCTTCAGAAATATGCTTTAGTGATAACCTGTTACCTTGACCGTGTCGTTCCACGTCATAGCTTGGCTCTTCACGCCTGCGCGGGAGGTGTCTTTGCTTCCTGCACGTTTCTGGGAGTGTATTATATAGTTGGTAGTTGGCGTTTCAATTTTTCTATTCTATACCTTTTTTtcacgaaaagtactttgcgccacagtcaagcaCAACCTAAGCAATCTAAGCACTAACTCGCCCAAAAAGCAAAAAACAGAAATCCTTTTGGAATAATTGTCATCTACGTAGCACACCTTTTCTCGCCTTAACGCCACGCGTGCGGTGCTCCAACGTCGCTAACGgcgtgtgcgctatcagcgtgacaaagCATTCTCAATAGGAAAGCGGCGAGCTTTCAAGAAAAAAAGCGCTCTCCGAAAACGCACTACGgaatcgccatgtcttgccttaagccCCGACACCAAATCGTGTGACGATGAATCGCGACGAATGACGCTGACTGCTTCTAGCGCTACTTACGCGGAACAGCGACGGCGATCGCTGCGGCGTCGGCCTCAGGCGGCAAGATTGGGCTTATCTACGAGCCCCTAGAGGAAGCGGTAAGTTTACACGACTGGCGGGCATCCGCTCAAGCCAGGATCTCGACAACAGGCGGCTCACTAGCAGATGCGCTCGTGGTCGCGTAGTCCGTATTATTTAGGGCTCGATAGTACGCCGTCGGGGCTATTCATCTTTGAAGAAACTCGGTGAGTCTCAAATATACATTTTCTTGCTTCAGGCGCTGCTGAGAAAGATAATTTATGTGTGCGTCTTCTTGTTAAGGGCATCGAGGGGTTGCACTCGTGGCACTGGCGCTGAGTGCCGAGGCAGGAAAAAAGGAGTTAACAGGGTGCCATAAAGGTGTTTTTTGAAGCGTCTTGTAGTCCAGAGCCtgtaggttggttggttgggtccTGGTGGAATGACTCAACCCACTACAGGGGAGTGACCATGCATCGTGCATCAGTAGAAGTGTTATTTGGTGGGCTATTTCGTTTTTCAACATTATAgcagaacagcacaaaatacggGACAGTGAACACAGAGGACACAGCGCTCTGTCCTAGCGTGTGTGTCGTCAAAACTTATCTTGTGCACGTGTCTTTAAAGGCTGGGTTCATCGATTTTCCAAGCTGTGTCCTGTATGTTCACTGTCCCGTATTTTGCGCTGTCCTGTCATAATGATCTGCCGAagttgtaaaaaaaaagtaaggaaagaagaaagattCGACAAGCAGGCGTACGctatatttcttctctctttttaacatagaagtgttttatgcggggtcCACCAATAATTGATGTACGTCATTTCAACCACGGAACTGACGCCACTAAAAGGGACACGGGGGAAGATCAGAAATAAATTCCGAAGTTACGGTTGATTCCTCTTCCACAGGAACCGATAgcacacgaaagggaaacgtgtcatcacagaagCAGCTGCGTGTCGATTGTACAGTCATCCGCAAAAGTTTACAAACCACGCCAGCACGTGTGGTTAGAATGCCACGTGTGGTTAAAATGCCTGCccgcgccacctagcggtccGCCAGCTACCGTCAACCGCAACGCTAGGCCGGAAATTTGTCTTATTTACTAGCCTATAATATTTCTACTGCCACACAACGCCTTGTTCGTCATTTTCTCGCAAAGCACTCATCTGCAGTAAGACCATCACAGAATTCTATTTTTAGTGCAGAATCCTAGCTATTAGGGCTCCCTCGAGCGGTGCGCCTTTGCATGGATATCACTTTGTGCAAAGGGTTGCTAACTTGCGCCCTGTAAGTTATGCTTATATGCTGACTTCGAAACAGAGGCGCATAGCCATGGCTGCCAAAGAGCGCGTCGCGTCAAACAGATAAATATAGGAAACGCTTGTCGCCAGGAAGATATCAGACAGGCCATCGAATGAGGGAGGGATATGCTttgggcgtagcgctgctgtcgatcgccgctgatGCGGAGCATAAGGTTGCAAAGAGGAGGTTAGCATGGCCTGTATAATTTTCACGGTTGACTGCACGTAAAAATAGTGCCAGCTAAACACTACAAGTTTGCTCTGTGTCTATAGGTGCTTAACCGGCATggcaccattattattattattattatggttttGTGGCGCAAAGGCTACAATGGCCATAGAGCGCCAAAGCAAAGGCATGGCACCATTTGACGAGCGTAGACGACCACGATTCATTCCTCGAGGTAGCTAATGTTCTTCACGTAGCGCCTGTGTCTCAACCCGCTGCAGATAAAGAAACACGATTTTTTCAACCAGTGGACAGTTGCGGTGCACTCATTTTCAAACGCGTAAAGGCACTCTGGTTCCCGCAGCGTTCCGTTTCACAGCATTTCCCTGTCGACGCCCTTGCTCTTCTGTTCTCTTAGCAATATGGCTTAGAATTACTTTTAACATTATATACTGAGGGTCATCCTTCCAGCTTCGTTCATCGGAGAGCTATATTCGAATAATAGTTCGTCGAATACTTTTTCGGCCTTATTTTCATTTCGTGCTGTCAATTCGCGGGCCTGACGTGGGATGTTGTCATGGTTACCTTATCATGCCACGGAACTCTTCTGATAGATCTTTTGCAGCACCATATTCATGAATGCCGCCATATTTTGACACGTGACAGCACCCGCCATTGCGCGCCTTCTGAGCGAGCTGCTATTTCGGCCACCTCGGTGAACACTGAGTGGGCGGACAACATGTAACCCCGGTGAAAGCTGTAGGCAGTACTTTGAGAAATCGCCAAACAGACAATGTCAGTTGAGCGAACGTGAAATTCTTGTCATCCATAATTACTTCTcactctttcaaaaaaaaaaaaaatcaggagcattgccctatcaggaaaatgggggcaaacgAAGCTTTGCGCCTACGTGCCtgacgctctttctttctttttttctttctttctttctttctttctttctttctttctttctttctttctttctttctttctttctttctttcaaggtaAACACCATGTTTCCCTTGAACTTCTTTCTTATTTGGGTAGGCAATGTCGGCATgcttttaacgtgatagcgttaaagaactcgtttcgcagaaattacggtgtctgcgtcggcgtcgttcgttgtgaacaaaaaatcggcgttgtccgtgagagaaaattccagatagatgcaaataaataaacagtAAAACTTTTTTTGTCCAAGTGGGTATCGAATCCAGGTCGTGAGAAGCAGGTGCTCCACCACAGAGCCCCACCACTGGCTGGAACTGTTTGTAGTGcttggagtctccttaacgcgtctAGCGtgtcgtggcagaagcgtagaatcgcaccaggcgtcaaaaactgttaattgcacaacgagtgagtggtttaaaggcccacccattacaaggcgCTCGGGCCAATTCAATCATCATTagcaaaagcgtcaacaaagtgaacagctgagcaggtgcgcgtgctgccttacggacgcgtagtggatacttcgctgatttgcaaaaggaagaattatggcgtgttgacacttcgcaactgtacttgcagtaggcatcctaGGATAGTTTCGAACAGCAAGTGCAACTCGCACACTCTTTCCTTTCATCGCGGCATGGTTGAGCTGCCCACCGAGAAGTGAGGTAATGGCAACGGGGCACGattaacgctattgcgttctactcttgaggcgaagctcaagcgcgctgcaacttttgttttatCCGTTCTATCGGCATTTCACTGTTAATGTGTACAAGCTTACCGTCCGCAGGCGACGTATGTAGTAGCATAACGAAACATACTTACGTGAACAGCGGCCACATGAGCCGCTTCGCGGGCGAAGGGTCTGACCCTCAGCCAGGTGGCGTAGCGATGTCTGCTTCCACTTGACttgtaggctcagggccaagggtcggctgaagccctcagaaagtacacaGAGGCAGAGCGAGAGCATGCACCTTACTGTgcggagtcccgggctcgactgcTGGCCTCCGTTCCGCCGTGAGCGCGTGCGCCCGAGCTATACGCATCATCTCTGCTGAAGCCAGAGTGATACCCACACACTTCAAAGACCGAGAGCTAATCATGCATCCAGCGGTTTGCCTCCACGCGTCCGGTTACCATAGAGACGTTGATGCTGCGCTGGTCACGCGCCGCTGGTTACGCCCACCTCGCCACATTTTAAACACGTCGCCTCGCTTTTGCGGTAAGCTGTTTCCTTTCGTCTGCCGAAATAGTTTTGCTGTTTGTTGCGTTAGAAACACTGAGAACAAGAAGTTTGTTATGCAAGGTAAGCGTATTTTGCACATGTAGCATAGAGTATACGCCGTGACGCCCACCGGGTCAGGTTCGTAGGTGCCAGTATTACTTGACGCACTAATGGCCATGGCTAAAACATTTTTGATGTGGTCTGGCAGTAGGGCAGTAGCTCGGCCGGAGGGCCCGATTCAGGTATGTTTCTCTATGGTCCTCATGTTTGCTTTAACCTTTATATTCTTGTCTGAACAGCGGTACGTGTAAGGCTGTTATGGCTGTGTGCTTGTTGGTGCCGTTAACTAAATGTGGAACAACTTTTTTTACCGGTTGGAGGAGTGTACGCgagcagatgaaaaaaaaaaaaaaagaaagcacgcagGTCGCCACAACCCCTTAGCGATCTGTGCTATCTGCGACCAGACCACGGTGGTTGGTTCCAACAATGTCATTCTTGTCGTCAGCGAGTATAAGATAACACGGGAATGCTTTCTGGTTTATTTACAGCGCCATATACTGCATGTGCGTATAACGCGCTCCAAATGTTTACAGTGACTGAGCGATTGTTGCGTGCAGTTTGATTACCAGAGAGAAAGAAGAGTTGCGTTCCCGCCTATAAATGTGCGTTTGACTGCGCATCAGACCTATACCGTAACACGGAATCCTATTACGTATTGGTTCTCCGTGACTGATCATTTACAAATTACATCCGGGCCCCCCCCATAAGCAGCGCCGGTGGCGCGAAGCGTGACGATACGGAGCAAACGGAACAGTATTCCATGGTAAAGTATAGGCTCGCtgctgtggaaatcgatgttgcTAGAGTAACGTCTCGTTCTCTTCCCTACGGTtgacccgccactgtggtctagtggttatggtgcttgactgctgactcgcaggtcccgggatcgaatcacggctgcagcggccgcattttctatgtaagcgaaaatgcctgaggcccgtgtgccttgatttaggtgcacgttaaagaacaccaggtggtcgaagtttccggagccctccgcttcggcgtctctgataataatatcgtggttttgagaccttaaaccccaacaattattataattgtCCTACCGTTGCGCTATtctcttttgcacagtatgaaccaactagcccagcaacatgtTTTATTTAGCTGGGCTTGATGCCTGCATCAAAGTTCGAGACTATATTGCCAGCGCTACGACGAACCTGGTAACATTGTGCTTTTTGCTAAAGGTGGTGTACCGTAGCAATAACTGCCAGGAATTGATTGTCGAGCGCTGGTGGCTTAGCTTGTTGCGTTCACTGCGTGGATGACGTgaatgacaggggcgtagccaagggggggggttggggttcaaccccccccccccttccgaaatttttcagttttgcttgcgtatatatacacgcacacatacaaacgcacgcatggacatacataaagtattgttgagccccccccccccccccccccgaaaaaaatttctggctacgcccctggtgaatgACGAATTGTCGTAAACACGGGCTGTCATTGTGCATTTTAAGGGAATAGTACTAAGCAATCCACGTCGTCTCGGCGGAACGTTGCTTGAGGCGGCTGCTGCCTATTCGCTCACGATTAAGAAGACGTGGAATGGCAGCGCATCTGTGGCGGTCCCTGGTTCGCGGTGTGCAATTTACTCTCTTTAAGTAATCTGTATGTACACATTTTTGCGGGTGTTGTGGAATAAGAAATTTGAAATATAGGAGGAAGACGGGTCATAAAAATGAACGAAACGGTAGCGGAATGGAAGCCCGTTTTCCGCTAGCCACTACTGTACGAAGCCAGAAGATAAATAAGCCATGGAAAAACATCGAaggtgataactgtggcagcatggAGACTGCGGGgcacatattactggaatgttccgcgtaccgcgatgagagacaggtgcttgagcgacaaatggacacgatctgtcacgatcagttaacattacacaacttattaggcccagtgcccggcccttcaaagcagcgacgggttttacaggcactgtttaattacctatcAAAAAATTGGCCTAGTCGAAAGCTTTAATGGCtggctatttcacatagcaaagccttatcttacctgacaccctccttgtaaatatttctatcaggttcacttgctcatttcatttttttatattctttctttctattattatttcctcccctctcttctttatTTTGTCAATCCCGTTCCCCGTCCCcgcacagagtagcatgccagcggtatactgacgccggcaaaaatatctgtatttctaataaagagcatctctctctctctctctatccaaGGAATTATTCGTGGCTTTTAATCGAAATGTATTAATCATCACACGAAGGAAACATCAACTAAAGGGGACGTAAAAAGCACCTTGCTTCCGGTGGGAAGTGATTACACAAGCGTCGCATTAAGCCCCTCTATCTGTTACCCTTCTTTATCCATTGAAATTGAGTGGGTCCCAAACCGGCGGGCTTGATGCCTTTAGGGCTCACGCGGGGGTTCATTGGTCAGCCGCCACCTCGCgaaggatcacgtgctacgttaCATCATTTTGCAAATAAAGATTGTTGCGCATCCACCGCCATGGCTAAGCGGTGCTCACACACCCAAGGTTAGGCATGAGGAAATACCCGGAAAGTGTACTGGAGAACGACTGCACCGTAGCTCACTCGGTAGAGCGTCTGACGCATAATGCGAAGGTGGTCCCCACCGGCGGCAAGTCGTGCCTTACTTCACATTAAGTACATTTTTCCCATGATAGTAATTATTCCACTCCCATTAAGAGCTAAAATAATTCCCTTGTACAACTGCTTCAATATCTATTGTCTTCATATTCGCTCCGTAGAAAGTTTGTTTCCTCTTTCAGCTTTGGAAGCGATCACGAATGACGGCAAACGGTTTTATTGCGTGTATGACTAGCACAGGCTTGGTTTCCTGCCGTAGCTCTCTAGACTCCCATACACGAAGTTTTCCGCGCTTCGTTGTTACTGCATACGCTGCACGTAGGGGTATGCCCATTACTACAGTGATATAGATGAATGAAAACGAGATCCTCGAGGCTGCGCCCAGCGCGTCGAGAGCAGACCACCATTTCCTCTCCTGCGGCTCGATGTCGGGAAGGATGCGGCTACGCTTCTGCGATACGCCGTACGCATTCCCGTAAGCTGGGCCCTTTCAGGGACGATCTTTTCTTCGACCACTGGCTCCCTCGATGGACCTTCCCTGGCGCTTCGCCGCGACATCGGAGCCACCCTGTGTGTTTTCTCATCTTTTCCTCGCCTCGTACGGGCGAGGCCCGGCGGCAGTTCTCTGGCGTGCCGAACTTTTCCCGAATCTTCTTCAGGACCCGACTCCGATGTATTCGACGTTGACTCGGCCCTCTCAGTAGCTTCGTCGTCATTCGAGCTGTTCGAGCTCGACGCATCGGACTCGTCTTCTTCGGACGAGTCTGATGCTGACTTACCGGCGCGAGGGCTTATCGGACTGTCTGTCAAGTACGGATCTACCATGCCAGGAGGTAGTGTCGGCGTCGACATGTCGGAGAGCTGTCTCGGTTTGGACGTATTGGGTGAATCTCCCGCGCGTCCCGAGGGCATTGGCAGCGGCGCCCGACTTGCTTCCGAAAGTGGGCCTTGCATTGCGCTGGGAGGCGGCGATAGTGGCACGCCAGATATCAAGGCATTTATAGGCGGCTGGGCTGATGATAATGCAGGCCTCTTGTCACTTACAAGAGGTCCCGTTTGTCCCGTTGATGGCATGGCGGACACTATTTTCTTTCCTACGGCGGGTATTTCAGAGGCACCTGTTTCCTTTAACAGAGGCCCTGAAGGGACGTTAGGTTGTTGTCCTTGAGCTTCAAATAAGAATGTTGCAGGCTTCTGAGCAGGCAGGTTTGGCAGGTTCGGTAGTGAGGGAAAACGATCGCCAATAGAAGCTTGTTGGCCTGCCATTGGCCCTACACCCAACATGCCTGGAACTTGCTTAGGAAACTGAGGCTGCGGCAATGGCTTCGAAGTGCTGAGTGACCCTTGAGGAAAACCTGTTAAGCCGCCCACAGGAGACGGCAAGGATTGCTTAGTAGCACTTGAAGGAGTATGAGCTTTTGTAGCTTCAGGTTTTTTGACGGCAACCTTGGTGACGGAACTTTGTCGATGGACGCTGCTTTTCGGCATTCCTACCAGAGGACCGTAAGGATCTGGAAGAAGGTAGCCGACGAAGAAAAGATTCTTCTTCTGTGGCACCTTTAGCGTGCTGTTCACTAGTGTCACTGAGGCACCGTTCCTTTTGCGCATAATGATTAATCTGACCTCCGTGTCTTGGGGCGTTGGCATTGTAGCCGCACGGCCACTTTCCTTCGGGCTGGGAAAAAAAGGTGAGAGAAGGGAAAAAATTAGTTCACTCGCATTTCTGAAAAAACAAGgtggtaagagagagagaaagctctttaatgaaaaacagagaattctgccggcgtatataaaggcgcctacatgctactctgtataggggaagggattgaggacagaataccctaggaggaggagggcaggtaggagaaggggaaaaaacatggctgatccctctgtcgtaggaaccgttataacacgaaagtgaaacgtgtcttcacagacgtagttgagcgtttgttgtgcatttttttcgccccaagcgcgaagcaatgaatgctacagtgtcaaattgtaatgttacgcgaagaacggcaagccgctcgaaacttgcaatgcgctgctcaagcagaacggacgcgcggaacgaacatacacaggatgagcgcgaactgtcacagttgtaacttatttctgtgtgagcagcgcgctccttccgcaaaagcggccgctgcagtgagcgaggtgaccttcgtgctctcaacggaaacttgcaggcagagcgcaagacgtacaaaccagcGAGATCACGAGATGAGCGCCcacacaagcgaccacgccctgtcgaggcgcgcgctaatccgcgtgggggacgacttttaaagcacgctcttcgagccgttcgagccatctcgctagtgacaccgaaaacacgctgtaccgccgatctctgagtaccaccaccggcGAATggcgtacataaatagctcgccgttagcatagcaaaGAACATgacgtctgtggcggagtcgtttcgcgctgcgcgctggcgatcgacttccggtgacggaactttttcttatagttttttctttgccatatgttagtctttatattttacaacgtcatatccgtgacggaaatgcgtcagtggagccgtggtggacgccggcataaaactctttcgtgttaaaaaggaagctaatatgatcgtggtatgtacaggctgtttcacactttgGCGAAAATTCGGAGCACCTTGCAAAGTGCTccaagttttcccctaagtgtgaaacagtctgtacatgtcacaacgtaatgatgctgatgtaagttatGTAACAGTTTATCAATTCtgttaatgtcctcgaggaatgtgaacagaaattttaaaatctgacgttgctgagaaggagaagacgtaggtctaAGGGGAGGTTGAGCATATTTtactttggagacaagttctttcttttcttctctgtatggcctggcaatctaataaaatatgttctattgattctagagcaccacagttatcacagcatgggtcagtggtcaaaccagggtggcacatgtagctattaatgaatgctgcgttgaggcggAGTCGATGATAGAGTGTATCAAGGTGATAGGGAAGGTGATGCGGATGTCTTgtttttaagtcagggtctatggagcggagaaagaggtcttgGGGTGAAAGATTCCATAATTGATCCCTGTCTCGGTGGGAGTTCTTCTTTGCCACTGTGTCTGGTCACACTGTCATAGTTCAGTGGATTCCCGGACACTGTGGCATATATGGAAATGAAAAAGCGGATCTAGCTGCACGTAGAGGTATGTATTTAAGGAAAATTCGGCGAACATACTTCACTAAATCAGTGGTAAAAAAAGCAAGTACATAGAACAGGCACACCCGTATTCTATTGCTCCACCGCATGTGTTAATAGCAAAAATAATGACGCATATGCCTTTAGATTTTTGTTCTTAAATAATATACAAATAGTTTCACTCCTGTACCCGCAAATCCTTAAGTACTCTGCTATTTATCGGTTCGGGGTGCTGTAGATTCTTTGTCGCTGCGCGCGCAGCAGTGCCAGAATGAGTCTTCGTTATTATCGTTATTAATTTTTGTTGAGAAGTTTTCAGGGTGTATATTTGATTCTACATTCTTGATTGTGATTGGCTGCGTACCTCTTCTAATGATGACCT
Proteins encoded:
- the LOC119392814 gene encoding acanthoscurrin-1-like; the encoded protein is MRVALLLTALFLVIGVVTAGYRRGYGGGGYGGYGGYGGYGGGGYGGGYGGGYRGYNRPYGYGGYGGGGRGYYGGYGGYGGYGHGHHHHHHAHHHPHHHPHHHHHHRPYGYGGYGGGYGGGGYGGGGYGGGGYGGGGYGGYGGYGYGR
- the LOC125758587 gene encoding serine/arginine repetitive matrix protein 2-like, yielding MNPSDFLTSFCLVFLGTWSSSLASKEPFFTHMAPCVGEPITAVSVPQKDQAALSAWNNLFRQNAAGSGAGFAQLFQKAKSIATSSSVLLRRWNRCLAAVCVPDTSLQSVSCRALYFSYNPHKHTCTPQRGFCQRTINHFASMEDCRIACTSPKESGRAATMPTPQDTEVRLIIMRKRNGASVTLVNSTLKVPQKKNLFFVGYLLPDPYGPLVGMPKSSVHRQSSVTKVAVKKPEATKAHTPSSATKQSLPSPVGGLTGFPQGSLSTSKPLPQPQFPKQVPGMLGVGPMAGQQASIGDRFPSLPNLPNLPAQKPATFLFEAQGQQPNVPSGPLLKETGASEIPAVGKKIVSAMPSTGQTGPLVSDKRPALSSAQPPINALISGVPLSPPPSAMQGPLSEASRAPLPMPSGRAGDSPNTSKPRQLSDMSTPTLPPGMVDPYLTDSPISPRAGKSASDSSEEDESDASSSNSSNDDEATERAESTSNTSESGPEEDSGKVRHARELPPGLARTRRGKDEKTHRVAPMSRRSAREGPSREPVVEEKIVPERAQLTGMRTAYRRSVAASFPTSSRRRGNGGLLSTRWAQPRGSRFHSSISL